A stretch of the Duncaniella dubosii genome encodes the following:
- a CDS encoding helix-turn-helix domain-containing protein produces the protein MSDQSFTFYRPSPQLAPYIRYYWALRLPRFSSTLTFPIGCPQIIFHRKTSFFIPELSASQPRFTISGQVNFPSHILSEGELDTIVAVFHPHALSMFIGPVLHDFYNMEISGHDLSDRQLDSLAHDVGNCEDIPACVSMIDSLLLARLKSMQSRKYSAMKALNFRRLDAVLKQIMNKPDTRMDKLCELSCLGKKQFERLFRSHIGMNPKEYSRIVRFQKTLWLMQRHEHSVDYAEIVYSCGYADQSHFIREFKLFTAHTPTSLLTVTKPYSDLFSNPFYSTS, from the coding sequence ATGTCTGACCAAAGTTTCACTTTCTATCGGCCATCACCGCAATTAGCTCCTTATATCAGATATTACTGGGCGCTGCGATTGCCCCGGTTCTCGAGCACACTTACGTTTCCTATAGGATGTCCGCAAATAATCTTCCATCGCAAGACATCTTTCTTCATCCCTGAACTTTCGGCCTCGCAACCACGCTTCACAATCAGCGGACAGGTAAATTTTCCATCACATATCCTGAGTGAAGGCGAACTTGACACAATCGTAGCCGTCTTCCATCCACATGCCCTGAGCATGTTCATCGGCCCTGTACTTCACGATTTCTACAACATGGAGATTTCCGGCCATGACCTTTCAGACCGGCAGCTTGACTCTCTTGCTCACGATGTAGGAAATTGCGAGGACATACCGGCATGCGTATCCATGATTGACAGCTTGTTGCTCGCACGCTTGAAAAGCATGCAAAGCCGGAAATACAGTGCAATGAAAGCCCTTAACTTCCGACGGCTCGACGCAGTTCTAAAACAGATTATGAATAAGCCTGATACACGTATGGACAAACTTTGTGAGTTGTCATGTCTCGGCAAAAAGCAGTTCGAACGACTGTTCAGGTCTCACATTGGCATGAATCCTAAGGAATATTCCCGCATCGTCCGTTTTCAAAAGACACTATGGCTCATGCAACGCCACGAACATTCCGTTGACTATGCAGAAATTGTATACTCTTGCGGATATGCCGACCAGTCACACTTCATCCGTGAATTCAAGCTGTTCACAGCTCATACACCAACATCACTTCTGACAGTTACAAAACCTTATTCAGACCTTTTCTCAAATCCATTTTATAGCACATCGTGA
- the rfbC gene encoding dTDP-4-dehydrorhamnose 3,5-epimerase, with product MKVIETDIEGLVIIEPKIFTDSRGYFFESYSKQEFDKNICPIDFVQDNESCSTYGVMRGLHFQRPPFTQSKLVRCVKGAVLDVAVDIRKGSPTYGQHVAVELTDENHRQFFIPRGFAHGFAVLSRTAVFQYKCDNFYAPQADGGISILNSSLGIDWRIDPANAILSEKDTRHPMLADFDSPFDIDINLYS from the coding sequence ATGAAAGTAATCGAGACCGACATAGAAGGATTAGTCATAATCGAACCGAAGATTTTCACCGACTCGCGCGGATATTTCTTCGAAAGCTATTCAAAGCAGGAGTTCGATAAAAACATATGCCCGATAGACTTCGTGCAGGACAACGAAAGTTGTTCGACATACGGTGTGATGCGCGGACTGCACTTCCAGCGGCCACCTTTCACTCAATCCAAACTGGTGCGCTGCGTTAAAGGAGCTGTGCTCGATGTCGCAGTCGATATCAGGAAGGGATCGCCGACCTACGGCCAGCACGTTGCCGTCGAGCTGACCGACGAAAACCATAGGCAGTTCTTCATACCACGCGGGTTCGCTCATGGATTCGCAGTATTGAGCCGGACAGCCGTATTTCAATACAAATGCGACAATTTCTATGCACCTCAGGCCGATGGCGGAATCTCCATACTCAACTCAAGCCTCGGTATAGACTGGCGTATCGACCCGGCTAATGCGATACTTTCGGAAAAGGATACCCGACATCCTATGCTTGCCGATTTCGACAGCCCGTTTGATATTGATATTAACCTCTACAGCTAA
- a CDS encoding helix-turn-helix transcriptional regulator translates to MKIKILIHILILAMSLASPFMLRAEAIGGKDTIKAYLSALENNPNDKELLKTIAFYYMNIGDRERSKEYAERLMAVGKLTGDRDFCELYGLIVLGSSDFDTDADSCFRNLEKARIIADNSDNHDALLSINNSMAMYYMFVHNDMYTATSYYYKALEDAKAINDERRYGIVLSNLSGAYLTMNDVSGQKLAEQAHEIAEKRGEPIPLYYAKEALAHFYIMSDSLDRVEKLLGEIEELHKEGGFGGEPELYLLKAQLAEKRGDISTAYSNYANAMENFGNVDGSSISATYLSYASLLRRDNNVKAAIEVLEHGLGYVKSSEMKIHLPEIIKELVYAYRNAGYYQKALDCSLDYQASQDSMFKLSRERALHENRIRHEVYNNERIIDEQRIELMETRHRIMLLAVCVAGILMLLGLTYFNYRKKDRLYRAIVSQNREYMSREQLLLERIEKADKTKSPGSSGLSGDKADDLMSRFTVLMSEHKLFTDPSITVGAVAEKLSTNRTYLSRAINDSMGKTFTQVINDYRIREAISLISDLDANMPLKQVCAEVGFSSLSTFYTTFQATTGMTPARYRAQLRDMNG, encoded by the coding sequence ATGAAAATTAAAATATTGATTCATATTTTGATATTGGCGATGTCTCTGGCATCGCCTTTCATGCTTCGTGCCGAAGCCATAGGCGGAAAAGATACAATCAAAGCCTACCTTTCAGCCCTTGAAAACAATCCGAATGACAAGGAACTGTTGAAGACCATAGCATTTTATTATATGAATATAGGCGACAGGGAACGGTCAAAGGAATATGCCGAAAGGCTTATGGCGGTCGGAAAGCTTACGGGCGACAGGGATTTTTGTGAGCTTTACGGCCTGATAGTGCTCGGATCGTCAGATTTTGATACGGATGCTGACAGCTGTTTCCGTAATCTGGAAAAGGCGAGGATAATCGCCGACAATTCCGATAACCATGACGCGCTGCTTTCAATCAACAACAGCATGGCCATGTACTATATGTTTGTGCATAATGACATGTATACCGCCACATCTTATTACTATAAGGCTCTTGAAGATGCCAAGGCCATAAATGATGAGCGACGTTACGGAATAGTCCTTTCCAACCTTTCGGGCGCATATCTGACAATGAACGATGTGTCGGGACAGAAACTTGCCGAACAGGCTCATGAAATCGCTGAGAAAAGAGGTGAGCCTATACCTTTATATTATGCCAAAGAGGCGTTGGCGCATTTCTATATTATGTCAGACAGTCTCGACCGTGTGGAAAAATTGCTCGGAGAGATTGAGGAGCTTCATAAAGAGGGCGGTTTTGGAGGAGAACCTGAGCTGTATCTTCTTAAAGCGCAGCTTGCAGAGAAGCGTGGTGACATATCGACAGCATACAGCAACTATGCCAATGCGATGGAAAACTTCGGCAATGTCGATGGCTCGTCAATTTCGGCTACATATCTCTCATACGCCAGTCTGCTGAGACGTGACAATAATGTCAAGGCCGCTATAGAGGTGTTGGAACATGGGCTTGGCTATGTAAAATCATCGGAAATGAAAATTCATTTGCCGGAGATTATAAAAGAGCTTGTATATGCCTACCGTAATGCCGGATATTATCAGAAAGCTCTTGACTGCAGTCTTGACTATCAGGCTAGTCAGGACAGCATGTTTAAGCTCAGCCGCGAACGGGCGTTGCATGAAAACCGTATCCGTCATGAAGTATATAACAATGAACGGATCATAGATGAGCAGCGCATTGAGCTTATGGAGACACGCCATCGGATTATGCTGCTGGCGGTTTGTGTGGCAGGCATCCTTATGCTGCTTGGACTTACATATTTCAATTATAGAAAAAAGGACAGACTCTATCGGGCAATCGTGTCGCAGAACCGTGAATATATGTCACGGGAACAATTACTGCTCGAACGGATTGAAAAAGCCGATAAAACAAAGAGCCCGGGAAGTTCCGGTCTTTCCGGCGACAAGGCCGATGACCTGATGTCGCGTTTTACTGTTCTGATGTCGGAGCATAAACTTTTCACAGATCCGTCAATCACGGTCGGGGCTGTGGCCGAGAAACTTTCGACCAACAGGACATATCTATCGAGAGCGATCAATGATTCGATGGGCAAGACCTTTACGCAGGTCATCAATGATTACCGCATTCGTGAGGCAATATCTTTGATTTCCGATCTGGACGCGAATATGCCGCTGAAACAAGTCTGTGCGGAAGTCGGCTTCAGTTCTCTATCGACATTCTATACAACTTTTCAGGCGACGACAGGCATGACTCCTGCCCGCTACCGTGCGCAGCTTAGGGATATGAATGGCTGA
- the fucO gene encoding lactaldehyde reductase has product MVHRFILNEVSYFGPGARKELPEVVKRLGKSKALIVTDAGLVKFGVAKMVTDVLDKAAIPYEIFSDVKPNPTVTNVKNGIEAYKKSGADFIIAIGGGSSIDTAKAVGIVINNPEFSDIVSLEGCAPTKNKSVPIVALPTTAGTAAETTINYVIIDEVNQKKMVCVDPNDIPAVAIVDAELMYSLPASLTAATGMDALTHAIEGYITKGAWALSDMFEIEAIRMISRNLPTAVAEPSNAVARDAMAVAQYVAGMAFSNVGLGLVHGMAHPLGSLFDIPHGVANALLLPTIMEWNMPACLDKYPAIAEAMGVDISDMTREEAAQAACDAVKALSIKVGIPQHLSEIGIKESDIDTLSEQAIADVCTPGNPRDVAIEDIKALYAKVL; this is encoded by the coding sequence ATGGTACACAGATTTATTCTCAATGAAGTTTCATACTTCGGCCCCGGAGCTCGCAAGGAGCTGCCTGAAGTTGTCAAACGCCTCGGCAAATCAAAAGCTCTCATCGTCACTGATGCCGGCCTCGTAAAATTCGGCGTTGCAAAAATGGTAACCGACGTGCTTGACAAAGCTGCCATCCCCTATGAAATTTTCAGCGATGTCAAGCCCAACCCCACTGTAACAAATGTAAAGAACGGCATCGAGGCTTACAAGAAATCTGGTGCTGACTTCATCATTGCAATCGGCGGCGGTTCGTCAATCGACACAGCAAAAGCTGTCGGAATTGTCATCAACAATCCTGAATTCTCAGACATAGTTTCGCTTGAAGGCTGCGCCCCCACTAAAAACAAGAGTGTACCCATCGTTGCGCTCCCGACCACTGCAGGAACAGCCGCTGAAACAACCATCAACTATGTGATTATCGACGAAGTCAATCAAAAAAAGATGGTATGCGTAGACCCCAACGACATTCCAGCCGTAGCTATCGTCGATGCAGAGCTTATGTATTCACTTCCCGCATCGCTCACAGCCGCTACCGGCATGGACGCTCTAACCCACGCAATCGAAGGCTACATCACCAAGGGGGCATGGGCGCTCAGCGACATGTTTGAAATCGAAGCCATCCGTATGATAAGCCGCAATCTCCCGACAGCTGTCGCCGAGCCTTCAAACGCGGTTGCACGCGATGCAATGGCTGTTGCACAATATGTTGCCGGAATGGCATTCTCAAACGTAGGTCTCGGCCTTGTCCACGGAATGGCTCATCCTCTCGGTTCACTCTTCGACATTCCCCACGGTGTGGCAAACGCACTCCTGCTCCCCACCATCATGGAATGGAACATGCCTGCATGTCTCGACAAATATCCTGCAATCGCTGAAGCGATGGGTGTCGACATCAGCGACATGACCCGCGAAGAAGCGGCACAGGCTGCATGCGACGCAGTGAAAGCACTCTCTATCAAGGTAGGCATTCCGCAGCATCTGTCGGAAATCGGCATCAAGGAATCTGACATAGATACCCTTTCCGAACAGGCTATCGCCGATGTCTGCACTCCGGGCAATCCACGTGACGTCGCCATCGAGGACATCAAGGCGCTCTATGCAAAAGTGCTCTAA
- the rfbB gene encoding dTDP-glucose 4,6-dehydratase, which yields MKKPERSILITGGAGFIGNHVVRLFVNKYPDYLIVNLDKLTYAGNLANLKDIENRPNYRFVKADIADLDEMRRVFNEYGIDGVIHLAAESHVDRSIKDPFTFARTNVMGTLALLQAARERWESLPERYEGKLFYHISTDEVYGALELTHPEGVESPFTTAASSEHHHAYGTEFFLETTGYNPHSPYSASKASSDHFVRSYHDTYGMPTLVTNCSNNYGPYQFPEKLIPLFINNIRKGKPLPVYGKGENVRDWLFVEDHARAIDLIFHRGTVAETYNIGGFNEWKNIDLIKVIIRTVDRLLGNPEGTSDNLTTYVTDRPGHDMRYAIDSRKLQRELGWEPSLQFEEGIEKTVRWYLDNEEWMDNITSGDYQRYYDDMYSNR from the coding sequence ATGAAGAAGCCTGAACGCAGCATTCTTATCACCGGTGGAGCAGGATTCATAGGCAACCACGTGGTTAGACTCTTTGTCAACAAATATCCCGACTATCTGATAGTCAACCTCGACAAGCTGACCTACGCAGGAAATCTTGCCAATCTCAAAGACATCGAGAACAGACCTAACTACCGTTTCGTCAAGGCCGACATAGCCGATCTTGACGAGATGCGCCGTGTGTTTAACGAATATGGGATAGACGGAGTGATACATCTTGCGGCTGAAAGCCACGTCGACCGATCAATCAAAGATCCTTTCACCTTCGCACGCACGAATGTGATGGGCACATTAGCTCTTCTTCAGGCCGCACGCGAACGATGGGAATCTCTGCCCGAACGCTATGAAGGAAAACTTTTCTATCACATCTCGACCGACGAAGTATATGGCGCACTCGAACTGACTCACCCCGAAGGAGTCGAATCTCCGTTTACGACCGCAGCCTCTTCGGAACACCATCACGCCTACGGTACAGAATTTTTTCTTGAAACCACCGGCTACAATCCTCATTCCCCCTACTCTGCCTCAAAAGCTTCGAGCGACCATTTCGTTCGCTCCTATCACGACACATACGGAATGCCGACACTCGTTACAAATTGCTCGAACAATTACGGACCTTACCAGTTCCCCGAAAAACTCATTCCGCTTTTCATCAACAATATCCGCAAAGGCAAACCACTCCCCGTCTACGGTAAAGGCGAGAACGTGCGCGACTGGCTCTTTGTCGAAGACCATGCACGCGCCATTGACCTGATATTCCACCGTGGGACTGTAGCAGAGACATATAATATAGGTGGCTTCAACGAATGGAAAAATATCGACCTCATAAAAGTCATCATACGCACAGTCGACCGTCTGCTCGGCAATCCGGAAGGCACAAGCGATAATCTGACCACCTATGTCACCGACCGCCCCGGCCATGACATGCGCTATGCCATCGATTCGCGCAAACTACAGCGTGAGCTCGGCTGGGAACCGTCATTGCAATTCGAGGAAGGTATAGAGAAGACCGTCAGATGGTATCTTGACAATGAAGAGTGGATGGACAACATTACCTCCGGCGACTATCAGCGCTACTACGACGATATGTATTCCAACCGTTAA
- the lepA gene encoding translation elongation factor 4 → MKNIRNFCIIAHIDHGKSTLADRLLEYTNTVAGKDLQAQVLDDMDLERERGITIKSHAIQMNYRLNGEDYVLNLIDTPGHVDFSYEVSRSIAACEGALLIVDASQGIQAQTISNLYMAIDNNLEIIPVINKVDLDSAKPEEVEDQIVDLLGCDPEEVIRASGKTGIGVPEILQAIIERVPAPKGDPAEPLQALIFDSVFNPFRGIIAYFKIVNGTIRKNDFVKFVATGKEYNADEIGVLKLDMQPCQELSAGNVGYIISGIKTSREVKVGDTITHVNTPCENAIDGFEEVKPMVFAGVYPIETEDFENLRSSLEKLQLNDASLTFQPESSMALGFGFRCGFLGLLHMEIIQERLGREFDMDVITTVPNVSYRVFDKHGNMTEVHNPSGLPEPTLIDHIEEPYIRASIITAADYIGPIMTLCLAKRGELVKQEYISGNRMELIFDMPLGEIVIDFYDKLKSISKGYASFDYHLHDFRESKLVKLDILLNGESVDALSTLTHVDNAVTFGRRMCEKLKELIPRQQFDIAIQAAIGAKIIARETIKAVRKDVTAKCYGGDISRKRKLLEKQKKGKKRMKQIGSVEVPQKAFLAVLKLD, encoded by the coding sequence ATGAAAAATATCCGCAATTTCTGTATTATAGCCCATATCGACCACGGCAAGAGTACGCTTGCCGACCGTCTTCTTGAGTATACCAACACTGTTGCAGGAAAGGATCTGCAGGCACAGGTGCTTGACGATATGGATCTGGAGCGCGAACGAGGCATCACAATCAAGAGCCACGCTATCCAGATGAATTATCGTCTGAACGGTGAGGACTACGTGTTAAACCTGATTGACACTCCGGGACACGTGGACTTCTCATACGAGGTGTCGCGCTCGATTGCAGCCTGCGAGGGTGCTCTTCTTATCGTCGACGCTTCGCAGGGCATTCAGGCTCAGACCATCTCGAACCTCTATATGGCCATTGACAACAATCTTGAGATTATCCCCGTAATTAATAAAGTGGATCTCGACAGTGCGAAGCCCGAGGAGGTCGAGGATCAGATTGTGGATCTTCTCGGATGTGATCCGGAGGAAGTAATCCGTGCCAGTGGCAAGACCGGCATCGGTGTGCCTGAAATTCTTCAGGCCATCATCGAGAGAGTCCCTGCGCCGAAAGGTGATCCCGCAGAGCCTCTTCAGGCTTTGATTTTCGACTCTGTATTCAATCCATTCAGAGGCATTATCGCATATTTCAAGATTGTCAACGGCACGATACGTAAAAATGACTTCGTGAAGTTTGTCGCCACCGGCAAGGAGTATAATGCCGATGAGATAGGTGTGTTGAAGCTCGACATGCAACCGTGTCAGGAACTTTCGGCCGGTAATGTAGGGTATATCATTTCAGGTATCAAGACTTCGCGTGAAGTAAAGGTAGGTGATACGATAACTCATGTCAACACTCCTTGTGAGAATGCAATCGACGGTTTTGAGGAAGTGAAGCCGATGGTCTTCGCAGGTGTCTATCCCATAGAGACCGAAGATTTCGAAAACCTGCGTTCGTCGCTTGAAAAACTTCAGCTCAATGACGCATCTCTGACTTTCCAACCGGAATCGTCGATGGCTCTCGGATTCGGATTCCGTTGCGGATTCCTCGGACTCCTCCACATGGAAATCATTCAGGAGCGTCTCGGCCGTGAGTTTGACATGGACGTGATTACCACTGTGCCGAACGTTTCATACCGAGTCTTTGACAAACACGGAAACATGACCGAAGTCCATAATCCTTCCGGTCTGCCCGAACCGACGCTTATCGACCACATTGAAGAGCCTTATATCCGTGCGTCCATCATCACGGCGGCCGATTACATAGGGCCGATAATGACCCTTTGTCTTGCCAAGCGCGGAGAGCTTGTGAAGCAGGAATATATCTCCGGCAACCGCATGGAACTGATTTTTGACATGCCGCTCGGTGAGATTGTGATTGATTTCTATGACAAACTCAAGAGTATCTCGAAGGGTTACGCATCGTTTGACTACCATCTGCACGATTTCCGCGAGTCAAAGCTTGTCAAGCTCGACATTCTTCTTAACGGAGAGAGTGTCGATGCGCTGTCGACTCTCACCCATGTCGACAATGCCGTCACTTTCGGACGCCGTATGTGCGAGAAGCTCAAGGAACTTATCCCACGTCAGCAGTTTGACATCGCTATTCAGGCTGCCATCGGAGCAAAGATTATTGCCCGTGAGACCATAAAAGCAGTGCGTAAGGATGTGACAGCAAAGTGTTATGGCGGTGACATATCGCGTAAACGGAAACTTCTTGAAAAACAGAAGAAGGGCAAGAAGCGCATGAAGCAGATCGGTTCGGTCGAAGTTCCGCAGAAAGCTTTCCTTGCAGTGCTGAAACTTGACTGA
- the gpmA gene encoding 2,3-diphosphoglycerate-dependent phosphoglycerate mutase: MKNLILLRHGQSEWNLENRFTGWTDVELSPKGREEARHAGELIAASGLKPRYCFTSYLRRAIQTLDIALDAMDRMWLPVVKDWHLNERHYGALQGLNKAATAEKYGDEQVHIWRRSYDVAPPALQADDERFPGIEERYALLGKDSLPLTESLKDTVARVKPCWEELIAPALGLYDTVFVAAHGNSLRALVMMLLGKTPEEIVAEEIPTGVPRVLELTGRLEVKSDRYLK; encoded by the coding sequence ATGAAAAATCTCATACTTCTGCGCCACGGGCAAAGTGAGTGGAATCTTGAAAACCGTTTTACAGGCTGGACTGACGTTGAGCTTTCGCCAAAAGGAAGGGAAGAAGCCCGTCATGCCGGCGAGCTGATAGCGGCGTCAGGCTTGAAACCTCGCTATTGTTTCACTTCTTATCTTAGGCGTGCAATCCAGACACTCGACATTGCTCTTGACGCTATGGACAGGATGTGGTTGCCTGTAGTGAAAGACTGGCATCTGAACGAACGTCACTACGGCGCGCTACAAGGGCTCAACAAAGCTGCGACGGCAGAAAAATATGGCGATGAACAGGTTCATATATGGCGACGCAGCTATGATGTCGCTCCGCCTGCACTTCAGGCCGACGATGAACGTTTTCCCGGAATCGAGGAGCGCTATGCTCTGCTTGGGAAGGATTCTCTCCCGCTGACAGAGTCGTTGAAAGACACGGTGGCTCGTGTAAAACCGTGTTGGGAGGAGCTTATTGCTCCTGCGCTTGGTTTATATGATACGGTTTTTGTCGCCGCCCACGGCAATTCGCTCCGTGCCTTGGTCATGATGCTGCTCGGGAAAACCCCGGAGGAGATTGTCGCAGAGGAGATCCCGACCGGCGTTCCGCGAGTCCTCGAACTAACAGGCAGGCTCGAAGTGAAATCTGACAGATATCTGAAATAA
- a CDS encoding very short patch repair endonuclease has protein sequence MTDVMTPYERSRCMAAIKGRNTKPEMLVRKFLFAKGLRYRVNSRKLPGSPDIVFRKYKTVVFVDGCFWHGHQDCRLSRLSKSNIDFWRHKINLNIARDYRADVELRLLGWRVIRVWECSLRDSASREATLTAIYERIVSPHKCASYTMIETENGVVAEPTESYGKR, from the coding sequence ATGACTGACGTGATGACACCCTACGAACGCAGTCGTTGTATGGCAGCGATAAAGGGCAGGAATACAAAACCGGAGATGCTGGTAAGAAAATTCCTGTTCGCCAAAGGGCTGCGCTATCGCGTCAATTCACGAAAACTACCCGGTTCGCCAGACATTGTTTTCAGGAAATATAAAACCGTTGTGTTTGTCGACGGTTGTTTCTGGCACGGACATCAGGATTGCAGACTTTCAAGACTTTCCAAAAGCAATATCGACTTCTGGCGACATAAAATCAACCTCAATATAGCCCGTGACTATCGCGCCGATGTCGAATTGCGGTTGCTTGGATGGAGAGTGATACGCGTATGGGAATGTTCATTGCGCGACAGCGCCTCACGCGAAGCCACGCTCACAGCCATCTACGAACGGATTGTCAGTCCTCACAAATGCGCCTCCTACACAATGATAGAGACCGAAAACGGGGTTGTAGCAGAGCCGACCGAAAGCTATGGCAAAAGATAA
- a CDS encoding TlpA family protein disulfide reductase has product MLKGKINVSEPTEVAVVYDYDGDNYVQTVKTAADGSFVFDFDLPAEAVDVLVYVESEPFGAYLKRGETTVMDIDKGGDVAFSGDNLAENKFLNAYTRGFYPMQYKPSPDLPFVLSDYLDRLEKNAGEARRLLASVKEPRKSRYSRMTDAYYNEVLLRLLGMDSSYSKTDHKAQMDSIIATIDPNADESRLTGIINYWYNRSDIHRKGNAASIIDYMKDQFAGIDSVLTNEGNKKSLWMTLGSMFMMYSPSENDVQDFFAAVEPQLSRAPMVKERIMEVYESMKPKVSNGDVVPTDPVIISPDGSKCHLSDLLGESVVYIDIWATWCGPCCREIPYMEKVVEQFKGNEGITFISISRDDSRQAWLKKLDRDKPEWPQYIFDKSSGDEFMNAMSITGIPRFLLIGKDRKFISVDAERPSNEKIAEILNAAIGKE; this is encoded by the coding sequence TTGCTCAAAGGCAAAATAAATGTCAGCGAGCCTACGGAGGTTGCAGTCGTCTATGATTACGACGGAGACAATTATGTCCAGACTGTCAAGACCGCTGCTGATGGTAGTTTCGTCTTTGATTTCGATCTTCCTGCCGAGGCTGTGGATGTATTGGTCTATGTCGAGAGTGAACCGTTCGGAGCATATCTTAAACGAGGAGAGACCACTGTTATGGATATCGACAAAGGTGGTGATGTGGCATTCAGTGGTGACAATCTGGCGGAAAACAAATTTCTCAACGCCTATACCCGTGGCTTCTACCCCATGCAGTATAAGCCGAGCCCCGATCTTCCATTTGTCCTTTCCGACTATCTTGACCGTCTTGAGAAGAATGCAGGTGAGGCAAGAAGACTCCTTGCCTCAGTCAAAGAGCCTCGTAAGTCTCGCTACTCACGCATGACAGATGCTTATTATAATGAAGTGCTGCTCAGACTTCTCGGCATGGACTCATCATATTCGAAAACCGATCATAAAGCTCAGATGGATTCAATAATAGCGACGATAGATCCGAATGCTGACGAATCGCGTCTGACCGGCATTATAAACTATTGGTATAACCGGTCTGATATCCATCGCAAAGGAAATGCCGCTTCTATTATTGACTACATGAAAGATCAGTTTGCAGGAATCGACAGCGTGCTGACAAATGAGGGAAACAAGAAAAGCCTGTGGATGACGTTGGGATCGATGTTCATGATGTATAGTCCGTCTGAAAATGATGTGCAGGATTTTTTTGCTGCAGTCGAGCCACAGCTATCACGTGCCCCTATGGTAAAAGAACGCATCATGGAGGTTTATGAAAGCATGAAGCCTAAAGTCAGCAACGGCGATGTCGTGCCGACTGATCCTGTCATCATCTCTCCCGACGGTTCGAAATGTCATCTTTCCGACCTTCTCGGAGAAAGTGTTGTCTATATCGACATCTGGGCTACATGGTGTGGTCCGTGTTGCCGTGAGATTCCATATATGGAAAAGGTTGTGGAGCAGTTCAAAGGTAACGAAGGTATAACTTTCATAAGCATTTCGCGAGATGACAGCCGTCAGGCATGGCTTAAGAAACTTGACCGTGACAAACCGGAATGGCCACAATATATATTTGACAAGAGTTCGGGTGATGAATTCATGAATGCGATGAGCATAACGGGAATTCCCCGTTTCCTGCTCATCGGCAAAGACCGCAAATTCATCTCAGTTGATGCGGAGCGTCCGTCAAATGAAAAAATAGCGGAGATATTGAATGCTGCCATAGGCAAGGAATAG
- the rfbD gene encoding dTDP-4-dehydrorhamnose reductase, producing the protein MRILVTGGEGQLGNCLQMAVAKSSNEYIFTDVDDIDITDPEAVELGVKVNDFQLIVNCAAFTDVDRAERQEDIAEMINATAAGYLAKAAKDNGIPMICISTDYVFGGNLGNTPRREDEPVNPTGAYGRTKLHGEEAIMASGCSYMIIRTAWLYSEYGRNFVKTMLRLINDRKELNVVFDQIGTPTYAQDLADAIVDIIDNGKYIGNDGIYHYSNEGVCSWYDFSKMIQEISQPDADGKSKCDIRPCHSKEFPSDAVRPSFSVLDKTKFKDTFGLSIPFWVDSLRKCIENIQNQNHEEA; encoded by the coding sequence ATGAGAATACTCGTAACAGGAGGAGAAGGTCAACTTGGCAACTGCCTGCAAATGGCAGTTGCCAAGTCTTCTAACGAATATATATTCACTGATGTCGATGACATCGACATCACCGATCCCGAAGCTGTCGAACTCGGAGTCAAGGTAAACGACTTTCAACTAATTGTCAATTGTGCGGCCTTTACTGATGTGGACCGCGCCGAGCGTCAGGAAGATATTGCAGAGATGATCAATGCCACTGCTGCAGGCTACCTCGCAAAAGCGGCAAAAGACAACGGCATACCAATGATATGTATCTCCACCGACTACGTGTTCGGAGGCAATCTCGGCAACACTCCACGCAGAGAGGATGAACCTGTCAACCCGACAGGAGCCTACGGACGTACCAAGCTCCACGGCGAAGAGGCCATCATGGCAAGCGGCTGCAGCTATATGATAATCCGCACTGCATGGCTTTACTCGGAGTATGGCCGTAACTTTGTCAAAACAATGCTCCGTCTGATAAACGACCGTAAGGAACTTAATGTCGTGTTCGACCAGATAGGGACTCCGACCTACGCCCAAGACCTTGCCGACGCGATTGTCGACATCATCGACAACGGGAAATATATCGGTAATGACGGCATCTACCACTACTCGAACGAAGGTGTCTGCTCATGGTATGATTTCAGCAAGATGATTCAGGAAATCTCACAGCCGGATGCCGACGGAAAATCTAAATGCGACATCCGTCCGTGTCACAGCAAAGAATTTCCCTCCGATGCCGTGCGCCCATCGTTCTCAGTCCTTGACAAGACAAAATTCAAAGACACTTTCGGCCTCAGCATCCCTTTCTGGGTCGACTCTCTCAGAAAGTGTATTGAAAACATACAAAACCAGAATCATGAAGAAGCCTGA